The genome window AGCTTGATTGGGATCAACGTCCGGACCGTTTGTATCAGGTTTTCCAGGCATTGGAGCTTTCAGGTATCTGGGACCTGATCGAAAGCAATGCTGTACCGCCGGTTTCTGTGGATTTCGAAGAGCCTTCTCAATTCTATAAAATAGAAGTGAGTGTTCCCGGGTCATAGCTGTTCAGAAATGTAGAAATTAACTGTTCAGGATGTGGCTTCGTGGTTACACTTGGGAAAGAAGGGAAAGAAGGGAAAGAAGGGAAAGAAGGGAAAGAAGGGAAAGAAGGAGTGCGCCATGAAAAATAAGTTGCAGATATGTCTGTTGCTGATGGTGACGGCATTGGTAGTGAACCTTCAGGCGGATTATGTCACAGGAACTTCCGGGGGCTATCTGACCGACTCCAATAACTGGAGTAAAGGTGTGTTTGATAACACCGAGAATCCAGCGGCCGGGACTTCGACCGGTGCATCCAGCGATCTGCTGGCCGGAGACCGGACCATGATCATGGTCTCCGATTTTGCCACATTTGATGAGTTTTCGCTGGGATCTGACAACAATACGAGCGGTGGACATATTGATATGACCGGTGGAACGCTGAGCGCCACAAACCTGACGATCAATGTGAACAATACAAGCATTGCGAATGCGTGCTCCATTACACAAAGCGGAGGTAGCGTCATTGTCGCGAACGCTCTTAATATTGGTAAAATGGGTGCTGCAACGTACACGATCTCCGGAGGATCACTCACCGTCGGTGGAAATGTTGCGTTTAACAGTGCTCTGGACGGTAATGAGCATACGCTGGTTATTGATGGGCAGGGAGCTTCGAGCATTACGGTCGGAGGAGGCTTTTTTGCCGGAGGAGGCTCCGCGTCGGGGTGTCAAAACCTCAAATTCAATCTGGGAGAAACAGGAATTACTCCGGTGGCAGTCTCTGGAGCTTTTTATGCAGATGAACAGACAGAAATCATTTTGGATGGTGCTGACTACACCGGCGGTGTTCAGACGATCACGCTGGCAACCTATGCCAACAATGAAGACGGCGCCGGGGTTGTTGAGACCTTTTTGAATTTTAATGATTATATTCCTTCACTGGTTTTCACCAACGGTGCACTGCTGGTGAACCTTGTGGAAAATCCGATTCCTGAATTGCTGCTGGACGGAAGTTTTGAGGGGTTGAGTGTTGAAGATAAAGAGCCCAACTCTGCTACGTCCCCGTGGTTTACAAATGGAGAGGGCGCCAATGCCTCAATTATTCCGACGACGGACTCCGCATCGGTAAATGCCGGATTGCAGGCGGTTTACTTCAATTACTATTTTGATTCAGGAGCGATCGTTCAGAACGTTGACAAAACGCTCGAGTCGTATGAGACCTATGAGTTTTCTGTCTGGAACCTGCTCGCGGAACCAAGCAGCAATAGCTCTCATACCAATGAAAGCTCCTTTAATCTGTCGGTCTGGACCAGTGATACGCTGGGGGGGACCTATATTTATCGCAAAGGTCTGTTCGGAAATCTGGCTGCGACAACCAATGAATATCAGCAGTTTACATTCAGTTTTTCGACTGCGGATATTGTGACTGAAGGTGCCAGTGTCGGCGACTATATTCAGGTTCGCATTGCCAAGGCCAATGAGAACTCAACATATCGATTATTTTTTGATGATGCGTCTCTTAAAATGGTCGGAATTGTTCTGCCGGATCCGGGCTATCCCACATGGGCTGACAGCTATGGTGTTGGCGGGGAGCTGTGGGATGCGGACGCTGACGGATGGAATAATCTTACAGAATACGCATTGGGTGGAAATCCGACCAATGGCTTTATCGACGGCAATATTCCGGTGTTTGAGTCAGTAGATGGAGCCATGCTGTATGTTTATGCTCAGCGTACGGATGACACGAACCTGACTTACTATCTGGAAACGGATTCCGACCTTGTTGTTGCGCCTGGCTGGACCAATGCCGGGTACACGGTTGTGGCGACCAATGTAACCGGCGGAACATTTGATTTTGTAACCAACTCTGTTCCGATCATCGATCCCGTAAAATTTATCCGGTTGGTGATTGAGAAATAAACTGGTGCAGGTTCTGGAAGGGGGAAAACCCTGCCTTCCCTTGAGGCAGGGTTTCTAATTAAAAAAGGATGAGGTTGTTCCGGCGATGTCAGTGAAAAAAATATGGTGCAGTCTGCTGATTTTGACTGTGACAGCTTTTGGTGAGCGGCCGAACCTGTTGATCATTCACACGGATGAACATAATTTTCGCACGCTTGGATGTTATCGGAACCTGATGAGTGAGGATCAGGCGTTTGTCTGGGGCGATGGGGTGGCGGTGGATACTCCGAACATTGATTCCCTGGCCCGCGACGGCGCAATCTGTACGAGCTATTATGCGTCGTCTCCGGTGTGCACTCCGTCACGAGCCTCCTTTAATACCGGACTTTATCCGATCAGTACCGGATCCCCGATCAACGATATGCCGATGGACGATGATGTGACCACATTTGCTGAAGTACTGCTGCGTCACGGCTATACCACGTCGTATGTCGGGAAATGGCACCTCGACGGCGATGCCAAACCCGGGTTTGCTCCTTCGCGCCACTTTGGTTGGGAGGATAACCGTTATATGTACAATCGCGGGCACTGGAAGCTGCTTCAGCAGGAGGACAATTCCGCTGCCGTGATCGGTACATTTAATGAGAAGAACAATCAGTATAAGTTTGATATCACACAGGCGGATGAAAAATCATTCACGACCGATTTTCTGGTCGACCGTACTCTTGATATTCTGGAACGGGATAAAGACAAACCGTTTTGTGTGATGCTTTCCATCCCCGACCCGCACGGACCCAATCAGGTTCGAGCTCCATACAATACGATGTTTGAAAATATGACGTTTCAGCATCCTCGTACGATGACCGTGGACGAAAAGACCATGCCTGGATGGGTCAATCTGCAGGGTAAGAATATGGTCAAAACGCTGAAGCAGGAGCAGATGCAGTGGTATTTCGGAATGGTCCAATGCATCGACGATAATGTAGGGCGTCTTTTGGATTTTCTCCGAAAAAACGGTCTCGATAAAAATACCATTGTTGTCTTTACCTCGGATCATGGCGATCTCATGGGGGAACATAAAAAACACAACAAGGGCAATCCGTATGAAGCCTCGGCGAAAATCCCTTTCCTGATCCGCTGGCCGGGACATATCCCTTCAGGAAAGGTGCTGCGCGGTGCGCAGAGTAATGTTGATTTTGCCCCGATGATATTGTCCATGATGGGAGTATCAGACGGGCTGCCGGAGTTTCAGGGAACGGATACTTCTGGAGATTTTCTCAGTCCGGATAAAGAGGTCGCCGGTGATCGTGTGGTCTACATTACCAATGCAAACGGCCGCTGGGTGGCAGCTGTCAGCAGTCGTTACAAACTGGTGCTGTCCACGTCCGATGATCCTTGGCTGTTCGACCTGCAGAAAGAGCCCGATGAGCTGACCAACGTTTACAATAATCCGGAGTATAAACCGGTCGCTGAAAAAATGAAGGCAGAGCTGGTTGCTCAAATGAAACGCTACGGCGAGCCTGCCTTGGAGGCTGGAAACCTGATCGATGGAACAGGGGAAAACGAACGGGGTTTGACCCGTCCTGTACTTGGAGCCAGTGAGGGATATGTGGTTGATACCGGCGGACAGTCCGTCAAAGGAAAACCTGGTCAGTGGAACCGGGCGCTCACAGTTCCTGCCGGAACATTTGAACCAAACAGCGCCTATGAGATGGAACTGGAGTGGGAATCAAAGGGGCTGAGTTCCGATGCCTCATTTTTTGTGAACTTTATTGCCGGAAAAAGTGATCGGGCGAACCGTCAGGTTGAGCTGTGGCCGGGTGATACCGGAGAAACCGGTGTAATTAAAAAGATTCTAACTACAACAGATTCCCGGGACTGGGTCCTGCATGTCGGCGTACGCGGCGGCGGAGAACTGGTGATTAAGAAAATCCGCATCAAAAAGAAGTGAGACTGCCGGAGCGAAAACCTGATAAGTATGAGAGTTGATATGAAAAAGATGATTTGTATCGTTGCTGCGCTTGCGGCACTAAACAGTCCCGGTGCGGAAAAACTGCCGCAACCGGATCAAACCGTTGTCTATAAAACAACTCCGCAGGGGGAACTGAAACTGCATTTCTTTTTTCCGCCGGAATACAATAAGGATAAAAAAACGCCGTCCATTGTGTTTTTTCATGGCGGCGGATGGCAGACTGGCGGGCCGTCGCAGTTCTACCGGCAGAGTCGTCATTTTGCAGATCGCGGAATGATTGCGGTTTCAGCGGAATACCGGTTGGGAAAAAAGCATCAGACGACTCCTGTCGAATGCGTTCAGGACGGCAAATCCGCTGTGCGCTGGCTGCGGGCGCATTCAGAGGAATGGGGGATCGACCCCGACCATCTGGCCGCCGGCGGAGGATCTGCTGGTGGACATGTTGCCGCCGCCACCGCTATGCTGACCGAATTTGACGATCCGTCCGTCAGTTGTCGCCCCGATGCACTGGTTTTGTTCAATCCGGTGATCAACAACGGGCCCGGTGGGTATGGGCACGGACGGGTTTCCAATGTTTGGAAAGATTTTTCACCGTTGCACAACATTCGCAAAAACAGCCCGCCCGCCATTTTTATGCTGGGTACCAAAGATAAATTGATTCCTGTTTCGACCGGAAAAAAGTTTAAACAACTCATGGAGGAATCCGGTTCTTCCTGTGAATTAATTCTTTATGAAGGGCAGGAGCACAGCTTTTTCAATAAAGCAAAATTTGAGGAAACCCTGCAAGCCGCGGACCGTTTCCTGACCTCTCTCGGGTATCTTCCGAAGCCGCCACAACCTTAAAAATGCATTTCGAGAGGAATCCTACCTAGAGGTTTGGCTAGTAGAACAATACGGAGCGAAGTGTGTACATTACTTAACGTCAGTCCGGATGAGGACTGTTCAGATAACCGAAATGAGACTGCTGATGAAAAAAACAATTTCCAGTGCATTGCTGACGGCCGCATTGTGTGTGCAGGCGGATCAGCCCAACCTGATCGTGATTATGTGCGACGACCTTGGTTATGCGGATGTCGGGTTTAACGGATGCAAAGACATTTCGACGCCCAATATCGACCGCATTGCGCAGGGGGGAGTGCGCTGTACCAGCGGCTACGCAACCTATTCGGTCTGCGGTCCGAGCCGCGCCGGCTTCATGACCGGTCGCTATGAACAGCGCTTCGGTTTTGAACGCAACCCCCAGTATCAACCCGGAGATCCAAATATGGGTCTCCCCAAGGACGAACGAACCATCGCTGAAACACTCAAACCGGTCGGATACACCTCCGGCGTTATCGGTAAATGGCATCTGGGCGCGCACCCGGGCAATCATCCGCTCAATCGCGGGTTCGACTTCTTTTATGGACATCTCGGCGGCGGGCACCGCTATTTCCCGGAAGAGCTGACGCTTCAGGACAGCTATGCTGCAAAAAATGAAGAGGAGAGCTATAAAACATGGATTCTTAGAAATCACGAGCCGGTGCCGCCGGAAAAATATCTTACCGATGCTTTTTCCGATGCGGCAGTTGAATTTGTAACAGAAAACCAAAAGCAGCCGTTTTTCCTCTTCCTTTCCTACAACGCGCCGCACAACCCGTTGCAGGCGACCGAAAAATATTTGTCGCGTTTTCCAAACATTGAAAATGAAAAACGAAAAACCTATGCCGCCATGATCAGCGCCGTTGACGATGGTGTGGGGCGGGTGCTCGACACGCTTGAGGATCGGAATCTCAGTAAAAAGACGATTGTTTTCTTTCTGTCGGATAACGG of Tichowtungia aerotolerans contains these proteins:
- a CDS encoding alpha/beta hydrolase → MKKMICIVAALAALNSPGAEKLPQPDQTVVYKTTPQGELKLHFFFPPEYNKDKKTPSIVFFHGGGWQTGGPSQFYRQSRHFADRGMIAVSAEYRLGKKHQTTPVECVQDGKSAVRWLRAHSEEWGIDPDHLAAGGGSAGGHVAAATAMLTEFDDPSVSCRPDALVLFNPVINNGPGGYGHGRVSNVWKDFSPLHNIRKNSPPAIFMLGTKDKLIPVSTGKKFKQLMEESGSSCELILYEGQEHSFFNKAKFEETLQAADRFLTSLGYLPKPPQP
- a CDS encoding sulfatase-like hydrolase/transferase, giving the protein MKKTISSALLTAALCVQADQPNLIVIMCDDLGYADVGFNGCKDISTPNIDRIAQGGVRCTSGYATYSVCGPSRAGFMTGRYEQRFGFERNPQYQPGDPNMGLPKDERTIAETLKPVGYTSGVIGKWHLGAHPGNHPLNRGFDFFYGHLGGGHRYFPEELTLQDSYAAKNEEESYKTWILRNHEPVPPEKYLTDAFSDAAVEFVTENQKQPFFLFLSYNAPHNPLQATEKYLSRFPNIENEKRKTYAAMISAVDDGVGRVLDTLEDRNLSKKTIVFFLSDNGGPESKNASDNGALRGGKGDAWEGGFRVPYAVMWTGTVPDGTVYDQPVSSLDVLATIADLSGAPEDSSRPLDGTNLIPYLTGKNTGAPHEAIYLRKFDGGQYTVRSGDYKMLIPWQGAAAQLYNLEKDIGEEQNIAAQHPETLQELETLRRKWDSQLVEPRFLGLIHTDAWQKKLKRQDAAKQKSKTESKSKWDWFAALDKNKDGNVTENEWVDWSMHEARRRGRSTTEKQQKQYFSNRDLNGDGVIPREEFEAGMEKK
- a CDS encoding sulfatase-like hydrolase/transferase → MKKIWCSLLILTVTAFGERPNLLIIHTDEHNFRTLGCYRNLMSEDQAFVWGDGVAVDTPNIDSLARDGAICTSYYASSPVCTPSRASFNTGLYPISTGSPINDMPMDDDVTTFAEVLLRHGYTTSYVGKWHLDGDAKPGFAPSRHFGWEDNRYMYNRGHWKLLQQEDNSAAVIGTFNEKNNQYKFDITQADEKSFTTDFLVDRTLDILERDKDKPFCVMLSIPDPHGPNQVRAPYNTMFENMTFQHPRTMTVDEKTMPGWVNLQGKNMVKTLKQEQMQWYFGMVQCIDDNVGRLLDFLRKNGLDKNTIVVFTSDHGDLMGEHKKHNKGNPYEASAKIPFLIRWPGHIPSGKVLRGAQSNVDFAPMILSMMGVSDGLPEFQGTDTSGDFLSPDKEVAGDRVVYITNANGRWVAAVSSRYKLVLSTSDDPWLFDLQKEPDELTNVYNNPEYKPVAEKMKAELVAQMKRYGEPALEAGNLIDGTGENERGLTRPVLGASEGYVVDTGGQSVKGKPGQWNRALTVPAGTFEPNSAYEMELEWESKGLSSDASFFVNFIAGKSDRANRQVELWPGDTGETGVIKKILTTTDSRDWVLHVGVRGGGELVIKKIRIKKK